A part of Fusarium oxysporum Fo47 chromosome III, complete sequence genomic DNA contains:
- a CDS encoding eukaryotic rRNA processing protein EBP2-domain-containing protein: MVTKSKLKMALAAEKGTDFKKLKLLKKQKEAEKRNAAARGADKDDEKKTIEIEAEFEDDDEDEDEDEDDEEEEPQYDLNGINDSDDSDSSIELEEKIVRKPKRDTLKKSEIANLAAQKKAAAQEDGDEEEEEDEEDIPMSDLEDLDDEDKEDIIPHQRLTINNTTALLAALNRISIPTDKSVPFATHQSIISTDLTSEAIPDVSDDLQRELAFYSQSLEAARSARKLLRKENVPFSRPKDYFAEMIKEDAHMEKVKAKLVEEASNKKAAQEARKLRDLKKFGKQVQVAKLQERQKAKRETLEKIKNLKRKRSETGGAGLDTKEADIFDVGVEKEMKGHNPRAGAGRGQVGAGANHKRAKKNEKYGFGGKKRHAKSGDAMSSGDLSGFDPKKMKAGSRVSKSRPGKARRKAMGSR; this comes from the exons ATGGTCACAAAAAGCAAACTGAAGATGGCCCTCGCCGCTGAGAAGGGCACAGatttcaagaagctcaagctcctAAAAAAGcagaaggaggctgagaagcgCAACGCTGCTGCTCGCGGGGCAGACAAGgacgacgagaagaagaccattgagattgaggctgagtttgaagacgatgatgaggatgaggatgaggatgaggatgatgaagaggaagagccTCAG TACGATTTGAACGGCATCAACGACAGCGACGACTCAGATTCTTCAATCGAACTCGAGGAAAAGATTGTTCGCAAGCCAAAGAGAGATACACTCAAGAAGAGCGAAATCGCAAACCTGGCAGCTCAGAAGAAGGCTGCGGCCCAAGAGGACggcgatgaggaggaagaggaagatgaagaggatatCCCCATGTCTGATCTTGAGGACCTCGACGATGAGGACAAGGAAGACATTATTCCCCACCAGCGCCTCACTATCAACAACACAACCGCTCTCCTAGCCGCGCTGAACCGCATCTCCATCCCTACAGACAAGTCCGTCCCATTCGCCACCCATCAATCCATCATCTCAACAGACTTGACCTCTGAGGCCATCCCCGACGTGTCAGACGATCTGCAGCGCGAGCTCGCCTTCTACAGCCAGAGTCTCGAGGCCGCTCGTTCTGCCCGCAAGCTTCTGCGAAAAGAAAACGTTCCCTTCTCTCGTCCCAAGGATTACTTCGCCGAGATGATCAAGGAGGATGCCCATATggagaaggtcaaggctaAGCTTGTGGAGGAGGCGTCTAACAAGAAGGCTGCTCAGGAGGCTCGCAAGTTGCGCGACCTGAAGAAGTTCGGAAAGCAGGTCCAGGTTGCTAAGCTCCAGGAGCGACAAAAGGCCAAGCGTGAGactcttgagaagatcaagaacctcaagcgAA AGCGCTCAGAAACTGGCGGTGCTGGTCTCGACACCAAGGAAGCCGATATCTTCGACGTCGGTGTCGAGAAGGAAATGAAGGGCCACAACCCTCGCGCAGGCGCCGGTCGCGGCCAAGTTGGTGCCGGAGCCAACCACAAGCgagccaagaagaacgagaagtACGGCTTCGGAGGCAAGAAGCGCCACGCCAAGTCAGGCGATGCCATGAGCTCCGGCGATCTCAGCGGCTTCGAccccaagaagatgaaggccgGCAGCAGAGTTTCCAAGTCTCGGCCTGGCAAGGCGAGACGGAAGGCCATGGGCTCTCGGtaa